GCGCCGACCGAGCTGGGCGGGCTTCTTGTATTCGAACTCGAGGTTGAATTCCCGGCCGACCCTGCGCAGCGCCGCGAGCAGCCGTCCGGCCGACACCGGTTCCATGGTGTTCTCGTTCTCGAACCTCACCTGGTAGCGTTCGATGAACCCGACGACGTGGTTTGCCCGGTCGTCCTCGCCGTAGCGGGCCTTCTCGTCCAGCTCCACCGCGTTCCGATAAGCGTGAAAGAGTGACGCCAGCGCCGTTGCGATGGGGTTCGACTCCCGCGCCATCTCCTGGCTGGTGTCGTTGATGGAATGGATCTGCTCGATGAACAGCGGGCTCAGATCCTCGAGTCCGGTGGTCACCTCGTGTTCCTCGGACCCGGCCAGCATCATCAGGTACATCAGGCTCAGATAGTCGTTGCACCGGCGTTTGCCATGGGTCGGCATGGTTCGGTGCAGCAGGCGCATGACCTGCTTCTGGGCTCCGTCCCGGATCATCGCCAGCACATGGCTGGTCCGCTTCATGATGGCCGAGATGATCAGGTCCCGCTTCTGCTGGATGGCGGAGAT
This region of Deltaproteobacteria bacterium genomic DNA includes:
- a CDS encoding DNA primase — its product is KSGTDSETITERTKCLLNTTGIEPLCGELSEILSRSFVINFDLANQASDCFLESEVISAIQQKRDLIISAIMKRTSHVLAMIRDGAQKQVMRLLHRTMPTHGKRRCNDYLSLMYLMMLAGSEEHEVTTGLEDLSPLFIEQIHSINDTSQEMARESNPIATALASLFHAYRNAVELDEKARYGEDDRANHVVGFIERYQVRFENENTMEPVSAGRLLAALRRVGREFNLEFEYKKPAQLGRRISNDLDVIRDAGFDIDRQRNAHTKNFEYRIVKTANL